The Bifidobacterium sp. WK012_4_13 genome contains the following window.
CCCTGGCGGGCAGTCGGTGAACACGACCTATTCGGCTGTGCGCATGACCCATATTCCGACCGGCATCGTCGTGAGCATGCAGGATGAGAAATCTCAGATACAGAACAGACAGGCGGCCCTGCGCGTGCTCAAATCGCGCCTGCTCTCCATGAAGCATGAACAGGAGGCCGAGGAGGCTGCCGACATGCGTCATTCGCAGGTCCGTTCCATGGATCGTTCGGAGCGAATCCGGACCTATAACTTCCCGGAAAACCGCATCGTCGACCACCGTACGAATTACAAGGCATACAACCTTGACCAGGTGCTGGATGGGGATCTGCAGGCCGTCATCGACTCTGACATGCAGACCGACGAGGCCAAGCGTCTGGCAGGTCAGCAGCAGTAGTCTGGAACGCCTTGGATAAGACTGATCACTTGAACAATACGGCTGACTTGGATACTACGGATGGTCTGAATCTTATGGAAATCTTTAGTACGGGCGAGCAGGGCGTTGAAGACCTCATTTGTCATGCGGCCGACCGTCTGCGGGCAGGCGGCATCGATTCGCCAGAGCATGACGCCATGGTTCTGCTGGCCTTTGCGAGCTCCGACGGCGCCGAGGTAAGCGTGAACGACATTCGCACTTCAAGGATCATGGGAGTCAGTCTCCGGTCCGCGCTCGCACGCTGGCATCAGCTGGACCCTGTGGTTTCTGCGCGGTGCTCAGAGCGTTGTCTGATACGCTTTTCAGCGCTGATCGAGCGAAGAATGCACCATGAACCCTTGCAATACATCGTCGGTCATGTGCATTTCAGGTTTCTGGATGTGCTTGTGGGAGAGGGCGTGTTCATACCTCGTCAGGAAACGGAGCTCGTCGTGGAGGCCGCCCTTGAGGTCTTGCGGGAGCGCAGGTCCCAACGCCACCGCGTCGTCGACCTGTGCACCGGTTCGGGAGCGATTGCTCTGAGCATGGCAACCGAGATGCCCAAATCGGACATTCACGCCGTCGAACGTTCGAAGCGGGCAATCGCATGGACCCGCCGAAACATCAAGGCATATCGCAACCGCATCGATGAAGTCGGAAGCACGCTCGAGCTCATCGAAGGAGATGCGGCGGACGCATCCACGCTGCAGGAGCTCGATGGGCAGTGCGACCTGGTCGTCAGCAACCCTCCCTATGTCCCCGAGCGTGAGATTCCCGAACAGAGCGAAGTGCGCGATTGGGAACCCGAGCTGGCGTTATACGGGGATTCGCCTGATGGCCTGGCATTCCCGAAGCGAATCATCGAGAGGGCCGCCACCCTGCTCAAGGACGGCGGGACGCTTGTCATGGAGCATGACATCTCCCAAGGCAGTGCCCTTCGCGAGTTTGCCCTGGATAGGGGATATCAGAGAGCGCGAACCGGACAGGATCTTACCCATCGCGATCGCTTCCTGGTCGCCACGCGCTGAATTCGTTTCATTCCACGGTTCCATGGGAAACCTTGCGTAGAATTCGACAATGTAGACTGAGGGTGAACCGTTCGCGGGCTTTGGTACGGATGGTTTCGGCATATGAGAGCAGAAGCAAAGCGAGATGATAGGTGCGTATGAGTGAGATTCGTTCAATCGATGACGATTCACTGGCCTTGGCCGCAGAATGCATTCACGAGGGCAGACTGATAGTCATGCCTACGGACACGGTGTATGGCATCGCATGCGACCCCTTCAACGACATAGCGATAGATGCCTTGTTCGAGGCGAAGCGCAGGTCACGTTCCAAATCCCTGCAGGTGCTGCTTGCCAGTTCCGAGGAGATTGCCAGACTCGATCTGAGCCTGCCATATCCGCTCGATGTCCTTTCGGCATCCCTGCTTCCAGGTGCGTTCTCGCCAATATGCATTGCGAGTGCGGATACGCAGCTGCAGACCATCAAGGTCGAACCGACGGTCAGAACGCAGGCAATACGCGTTCCCGATGCGGATGGCACCCGTCGCATTCTTGCTGCAACAGGGCCTCTGGCCGCTTCGAGCGCGAACGTCTCGGGTATGCAAAGCGCTCAGAATGTCCAGGAGGCGATGGAGCAGCTTGGCGACAGCGTTGCGCTGTACCTCGATGCGGGCCCGACTCCCGGTCCCGTCGCGAGCACGGTCGTCGCGGCCTCGTCAACGGGCAAGGATGGCATCGCGATACTCAGGCAAGGGGTCATCCCTGAGTCCCAGCTACGGGACATCATTCATGCCAACGCCAGTCTGCTTGGCAGTCATGCCTTCCATAGACCAGGAGCAAGCGGCTCGGCGGAAACCAGCGCATGAGAGTCTACCTTTTCATTGCCGCGATTGCGGGAGGGGTCACTTGGCTGGTGACCCCTCTTGTTCGTCACCTTGCAATACGAATCGGGGCCGTCGGCGAAGTGCGCGCACGTGACATCCATACCGTTCCGACGCCTCGCATGGGCGGTGTCGGCATGCTGATCGGGTTCGCTGTCGCGACTGCGTATGCAAGCACCTTCCCATTCATCAACGGGCTGTTCGCATCCAGCAATCAGGCGTGGTTCATTCTCTTCGGAGCGTTCCTCATCTGCATGCTGGGTGTGGCCGACGATCTGTGGGATCTCGACTGGATGCTGAAGCTGTCCGGTCAGCTGCTGATATCGGTGTTGGTCTCGTGGGGAGGAATTCAGATCATCTCCCTGCCCCTTGGCTCCCTGGTGACGGCCTCGCCGAGCCTTTCCATGGCGATCACGGCATTCCTGCTCGTCGCGTCCATCAACGCTGTCAATTTCGTGGACGGACTCGATGGCCTTGCGGCTGGAATCGTGGCGATAGGCGGCATAGCCTTTGCGATCTATTCGTATATCCTCGCCAGAACGTCGCCGAGCTATGCTTCGATGGCAACGCTTATCGATGTCATGCTCGTGGGAGTGTGCATCGGCTTCATCCTTCATAATTGGCATCCTGCGAAGCTGTTCATGGGAGATTCAGGTTCCATGCTGCTGGGCTATCTGATTACCTGCGCGTCTATCGTGATGACGGGGCGTCTCGATCCTGTCTCAGTGCACGCAAGCATATATCTGCCGGTCTTCATGCCGATACTGCTGCCGCTGCTGGTCCTGTTCCTGCCCGTGCTCGACATGTTCCTTGCAATCGTGCGGCGGCTCAGTCACGGTCAGTCGCCGACCCATCCGGATCGGATGCACCTGCATCATCGCATGATTCGCATAGGTCATTCGGTGCGTTCTGCAGTGCTGATTCTGTGGGGATGGGCCGGACTCATCTCCTTCGGTTCCATCATGATTCTCTTCTTCAAGGCCCAGTACGTAGCGATTGGATTTGTCGTAGCGGCGATCGTGCTGACGATTGCGACCTTGTATCCGTATTACCGCCGCAGAATTCCTGAGATCCGCGAGGAGAATGCCGCTCTTGCAGCGGCCCGCCGAAAGGGGAAGGCCTTCGAGGACGAACGAAGGAAGCCGAAGCAATAGAATGGCTCGAGATGCAAGTTTTTGGCACTTCGCGAAGTAGAAAGTCGGGAAAACGGCATGATGCCGTCCGCAGCTGCAACGATTTCACCGGTCTGTACTTCGGCAAGTGCCAAAAACTTGCATCTTCGTGGCTGGCATGCGAGCAGCATGGCGATGAAGGCCAGCGAAGGAACTTTTCTTTTAATGCAGTTAACCATTGCAATGACTCAGGTTTCGATATCAGCGAAGCGAATGTGTCGTCAAGGTCAGTATCCGAATATACAGTACTGTTATGGCTACATTGACTGAACAGAATTCAGAATCCCGCTATACTCCAGTTCCACCATTGTTCGAGAAGCTTGGACTTGCATATGATGATGTGCTCATCCTCCCCAACGAATCGGATGTGATACCTTCCGAGGTAGACACGACAACGCATCTCACCAAGGGAATCACGATGAAATCCCCGGTGCTGTCCGCTGCCATGGACACCGTCACCGAAGCCCAGATGGCCATCTCGATGGCCCGAAACGGTGGCATTGGGGTGCTCCACCGCAACCTGAGCATCGAGGACCAGGCAAATCAGGTCGATATCGTGAAGCGCAGCGAATCCGGCATGATCTCCGATCCTTTGACCGTCACGCCTGACGCGACGCTCACCGACCTTGACAAGCTCTGCGCCGCATACCATGTTTCCGGACTTCCGGTCGTGGACAGCGAGGATCGTCTCGTCGGCATCATCACGAATCGTGACATGCGCTTCGTGAACCCATCGGACTACGACACATTGAAGGTCCGCGATGTGATGACCAAGGAGAACCTGATCACCGGGCCCTCGAACATCACCCGTGAGGACGCTCACAAGCTGCTGGCCCAGCACAAGGTCGAGAAGCTTCCACTGCTCGATGGCGAAGGCAAGCTTGCAGGTCTGATAACCGTCAAGGACTTCGTCAAGACGGAGCAGTATCCAAACGCCACCAAGGACGAGCAGGGCAGACTGCGTGTCGCCGCCGGTGTGGGTTTCTTCGGAGATGCGTGGCAGCGTTCGACCGCCTTGGTCGATGCGGGCGTCGACGTTCTGGTCGTTGACACCGCGCACGGTCATGCAAAGCTGATGCTCGACATGATCAAGCGCATCAAAAGCGATCGCGCCTTCGATGGCGTGCAGATCATCGGCGGCAACGTCGCGACTCGAGAGGGTGCTCAGGCGCTGATTGATGCCGGAGTCGACGCCGTGAAGGTCGGCGTTGGTCCCGGTTCCATATGCACGACGCGCATCGTCGCAGGCGTCGGTGTTCCACAACTCACCGCCGTCTATGATTCCAGTCTCGCATGCAAGCCGGCAGGCATTCCTCTCGTCGCTGACGGTGGAATCCACTATTCCGGTGACATCGCCAAGGCGATCGTCGCCGGCGCAGACACGGTGATGCTCGGTGGGCTGCTCGCCGGAACGGAGGAGGCTCCTGGCGAGAAGGTGCTGCTGCACGGCAAGCAATACAAGATCTACCGCGGCATGGGTTCTCTCGGCGCGATGGCTCCGCGTGGCAAGAAGAGCTATTCGAAGGACCGCTACTTCCAGGCTGATGTGACCAGCAACGACAAGGTCGTTCCAGAAGGCGTCGAAGGCGAAGTCCCATATCGCGGCCCGCTGAACTATGTGCTCTACGAACTCGTCGGCGGCCTGCATCAGACGATGTTCTACACAGGCGCGCATGACATTGCCGAGCTGCAGAAGAAGGGCAAGTTCATTCGCATCACCGACGCAGGCCTGCGCGAATCGCATCCGCACGACATCGTGATGACGAAGGAAGCCCCGAACTACACTGGCTTCCATAACTGATTGCCAGGATTCCTCTGCCTGATCTGACGGCTGTCCCTCAGCAGGGTCGTTCCAGACAGTCGGTGGGAACGTATGTGCGGCATATGCACTGACCAGATCCCGAATGAGCGCGCTTCGCTCATTCGGGATCTCTTATATGGGGCAGCGGATGATTCGTCCCCATTCCGATATAGTCTAGAGAGTTCGGCATTCTGCGCCGACGAGGAACGAAAGGTGGAAGTTATGGGGAGCAAGGACGATACGACCTTCAGCTCAGAGGAATCGCGAATGATATGGATCGATTGCGAGATGACAGGTCTTGACATCTTCCATGACGAGCTGTGCGAGGTGTCGGTCGTTCCTACCGACTTCGACATGCATGTGCTCGATGAAGGCATCGACCTGGTCATCAAGCCGTCGGATGAGGCGCTTGCCCAGATGAACGACTTCGTCCGCCATATGCACACCTCCTCCGGTCTCATCGAGGAGATGAAGCGGGGCCTGGCCCTTGCTGACGCGCAGCGACAGATCATCGACTACGTGAAGCCATTCCTTCCCAAGAGCGGGAAGGCCCATCTTGCCGGCAATTCGGTTGGTTCGGACAAGAAGTTCCTTGATCGTTTCATGCCTGACCTCATGTCACTGCTGCATTACCGCGTGATTGACGTGAGTACGCTGAAGGAGCTCTCCCGCCGGTGGTATCCCAATGTCTATCTCAACAAGCCAGAGAAGCACGGGGGACATCGAGCACTTGCCGACATCATCGAGTCGATGGACGAACTGCGCTACTACCGCAAGATGTTCTTCGCTCCGACGCCAGGAGCGTCGGACGAAGAGGCGAAGGCAGGAGCGGCTGCAATCGAAAGCACCAGTCTGCTGCGCACATATGAGGATCAGGGGGCTCCCGTCGAAGATTCTTCGACGCCGGAAAAGCTCGATTACTGAGTCTTTTGGCATTTCGCAGAGTTTTTGAGCATTTCGCAGTCGGGATTGCAAGTTTTGGGGACTTGCCAAAGTAGACAAAGCCGATTTTTGGCGAAACGTCGTTGCATATCCGCAGCAAATCGAGCCTGCTACTTCGGCAAGTCCCCAAAACTTGCAATCCCGACGATCCAGGACGGATTTCCGCCCATGGATCCTTCCATTTGTATGATCCGAGTGAAACGATGGGGCCATGTTCCAAAAAGAAGCTTCAGCCATCCTGAATGCGGGTGCCAACGTCTTCATCACCGGCGCTCCGGGCGCTGGCAAGACCTTTGTGCTGAACGAGTTCATCAGCCGCAAGCGGGCGGAGGGCGCATCGGTGGCGGTGACCGCCTCGACCGGAATCGCATCGACGCATGTCAACGGGCAGACGATCCACTCGTGGAGCGGCGTCGGAGTTTCGAAGATAATGACGGCAGAGCTGCTGAAAAGAATCAGAAGCAGGCGTAAGCGCAAGATCGAGTCGACAGACATTCTGGTGATCGATGAGGTCTCGATGATGCATGCGTGGCTGTTCGATATGGTAGATCAGGTATGTCGGGCGCTGCGCAACAATCCGGAGCCATTCGGCGGCTTGCAGGTGGTTCTTTCGGGAGATTTCTTCCAGCTTCCACCTGTCACCCGTTCGCGACGCGACTCCGATGCGATCATGCCCGACGAACTGCTGCTCACCTCTCGTCAGGAATATGCACGTCTTGGCAAGGATTCAGACGGATTCGTGACCGAATCGCTCGTCTGGCCCGCATTGAACCCTGTGATCTGCTACCTCACGGAGCAGCACCGTCAGGACGATGGTCAGCTGCTTACTGTTTTGACGGACATACGCGACGGTTCGGTCAGCCAGCAGGACCACGATGTCCTGGCCGACAGGCTAGGCAAGACACCCGATTCCTCGCAGGTCGCGGTAAATCTGTTTCCGGTGAACCGCCAGGCGGATGCACTCAACGACATGCGTCTTGCACAGATCATGCTAGATGCGCACGAGTTCCATGCGGAATCGGCAGGGTCCGCCCAGCTTGTCGAACGGCTGAAGAAGAACATGCTCGCACCGGAGCGACTGGTGCTGAAGCAGGGCGCCAATGTCATGGCGCTCAGAAATGACCCGGACCGTCAATACGTGAATGGTTCGATCGGCACCGTCCAAGGCTTTGCCAAGGAAAACAAGGGTGGCTGGCCGGTCGTGGAATTCGAGAACGGCAACACGGTCACGATGAGGCCAGCGTCGTGGGAGATGATGGATGGAGAGACCGTGCTCGCCTCGGTCAGCCAGGTCCCGCTTCGATGCGCCTGGGCCATCACGATTCACAAGTCCCAGGGGATGACGCTCGACAGGGCCGTGATGGATCTGCGAAGGACATTCGCGCCGGGCATGGGATATGTCGCCCTTTCGAGGGTCGAAGCCCTTGACGGGCTGTATCTGCGTGGCATCAGCGAGCATGCATTCCTGGTATCGCCCGAGGCGGTGGCGCTCGATTCGGTGCTGCGCCAGGATTCGAAGGCGGCATCGGCGAAGCTGTCGGACGAGGGTGCTCGCTCGTTCGCCATCGAACCGGCGATTGACGAGTTCGATGATGCCCTGTCCGAGGAATCGGCAGATGGCTTCTCACAGAATGCGCTGTTCTAGGCTCCGGCCATGGGCGTGACGGACCGGCTATGTCCCTCAATGTGAATAATCTTGTGGTTCATGAGTTCTCAAGCGCTTCGCATGTCATCACTGTTCCTTCGCACACTGCGTGAAGACCCCGCGGATGCCGATGTTGATTCGGCAAAACTTCTGGTCCGTGCAGGCTACATTCGCAAGACGTCTCCCGGAATATATGCCTGGCTTCCGCTTGGATTGCGTGTGCTTGGCAAGGTCGAGGCCATCGTTCGTGAGGAAATGGGCTCTATCGGTGCGCAGGAGGTGCATCTTCCCGCACTGCTGCCCAAGGCTCCATATGAGGCGACGCATCGATGGGAGGAGTATGGCGACAATATCTTCAGGCTGAAGGATCGCCATGAGGCGGACTACCTCCTTGCTCCCACCCACGAGGAAATGTTCACGCTGCTGGTGAAGGACATGTATTCCTCATACAAGGATCTTCCCGTGAACCTCTATCAGATTCAGACCAAGTATCGCGACGAGTTCCGTCCGCGTGCGGGACTGATCCGAGGCCGTGAATTCATCATGAAGGACGGATATTCCTTCACCATCGATGAGGAAGGTCTGAAGACCTGCTACAAGGATGAGCGCGATGCCTATCAGCGAGTCTTCGATCGGCTCGGTGTGAAGTATGTCATCGTGCATGCCGTATCCGGCCCCATGGGAGGTTCGCAGTCCGAGGAGTTCCTGGCTCCGCTGGCGATTGGCGAAGACACCTTCGCCCAGGCCCCGTCAGGCAAGGCTTGGAATGTGGAGGCACTGACCACACCCGAAGTCGATGATATCGATTGTTCCGCGACTCCCGAAATGGAGGCGCTTTCAACACCGGATTCCTCGACGATCGAGTCCCTGGTAAGTCAGGCGAACGCGCTTCATCCTCGTGAGGATGGCCGTGCGTGGACCGCTGCGGATACGCTGAAGAATCTGCTCATTGCCGTCAAGCATGCCGAGGACAAGGACCATGACCGGCCATGGCGTGAATTGGTCGCGATCGGCGTGCCGGGAGACCGTCAGGTCGACATGAAGCGGCTCGAAGCACAGTTCGCACCAGCGGAGATCGAAGAGGCCACCGCCGACGATCTCAGGAGCCATCCCGAACTGGTGAAGGGATACATCGGTCCGAGGTCACTTGGCCCTCAGACGGAGCGGGAAGGGGCCGAGGATCCGATCACCTATCTTCTCGACCGCCATGTCGCCCGTGGCTCCGCGTGGATCACCGGTGCGGATGTCGAGGGAACCCATGTGTTCAACGCGGTATATGGCCGTGACTTCGAGGCGAACGGAAGGGTCGAGGCCGTCGAGGTCCGCCACGGCGACATGAGCCCGGATGGTTCCGGTCCTTTGAGCTTCGAGCGTGGAGTCGAGATTGGACAGGTCTTCCAGCTTGGGCTGAAGTACTCGAATGCATTGGACCTGAAGGTACTGAATGAGAATGGCAAGGCGGTTCCCGTATGGATGGGCTGCTACGGCATCGGCGTGTCACGTGTGCTTGCATGCATTGCGGAAAGTCACCACGACGACCGCGGTCTGGCCTGGCCCGTTGCGGTTGCTCCTGCTCAGGTCCATGTGCTGGCCACAGGCAAGGACCCGAAGGTGTTCGAGGCAGCGGAGAAGCTTGTCGGCGAGCTCGAACGTCAAGGGGTCGAGGTGATCTTTGATGACCGTCCGAAGGTCTCTCCTGGCGTGAAGTTCAAGGACAGCGAATTGCTCGGCGTCCCTGTCGTCGCCATCGCTGGAAGGGATACTGCCAGCAATGGAACGATTGAGATCCGCGACCGTGACGGTTCGAACTCGCAGTCGGTTCCTGCCGCCGATGCCGCGAAGGCGATCGCCGACCGCGTGGCGACTCTGGTCTGATCGCAGGGCGGCTTCTAGCTCGCAATTCGTGCATTCGCCGATCTTTCAAGATGCGTTCAGCGCATTTCGATGGTGACAAATGTGGTCGAATATGGTGTGGATCCCTCAGTATCTTGGGATTTCGCCATATTCGACCACATTTCCGTCTCTGCTGTATTCCCTGTTTCGGGATTGACATAGTGGTCATACCGCGGTTCGAGAAACCACGGCGGCAATAGATCGGGCCACAGAGCCCAGGCAACTTTGAGGAAGGAATCATTATGGCGTCGCAACAGGGAACGATCACGATCACTGGATTCGTTGCTACGGAACCATTGAGACTTGGACGGGAGGAAAGCAATCCCGTCTGCACCTTTCGCATGGCTTCGACTCGGGGATATTTCCATGTGAGAAGAAATCAGTGGGAAGAACGTGCCACCACATGGATGACGGTGAAAGCGTATAAGTCGCTCGCGGCGAATGTGCTCGATTCCATTCACAAAGGCCAGCCAGTCATGGTGAACGGTGTGCTCGAAACAGAGGAATGGACCGACAGACATGGCGACCATCAGTCTGCCGTGATCATCGAGGCTTCTTGCATCGGGCACCATCTTGGATTGGGAGTGAGCTCATTCACCCGCAGAAAATCGCGTGTCGCCCTACCCGATGATCACCATGATGAGCCGCACACTGCAGATGCACAGAAAGTCGCTCGCACGCTGACACGCCAGAGCGCGCCATACAGTGCATCGCCCAAAACCGAGTACCATCCCTTTGCCACGCAGCAGCCCACGATTCCTCCTGCCGCAGCACAGAAAACTCTCCAACCCGCATAGGTCACACCGAAAGCCTCTTCTAACCAGATGGCTGAGAAGCGCACGCAACATTGCATGATGAATCAGCCAGGCAGATTGCTCAAAAGATCGCCAGAAAAGTAGTCGTGGATGCCTGTTCTGCGTTATCTCAGAACAGGCATCCACGACTACTTAAACAGCAAGGCTTGCGCAAGGTTGAACAAAAGGAGGAAGAGCATGCAACGCGCGCTTCCTCAGCTGATCACCAAATGCGTACGCGGCTTTCTGGCTCGATCCACATGCCATCCCCACTCTTCACATCGAATGCCTTGTAGAACAGATCGACGTTGCTCACGATGCCGTTCGTGCGGAATTCCGCGGGGGAGTGCGGGTCTATCTGCAGGTATTGCTCTGCGAGTTCGTCGCGCATCTTTGTGCGCCATATGGTCGCGTATGAGAGGAAGAAGCGTTGCAATCCGGTGAAGCCGTCGATCTCTGGAGCGCGATCAAGGGCATCTTGTATACCCTCAGGGCTTGCGTCACGTGGCTTGCCGTCCTTCTCGTCCAAGGCGAACGCATATGCCTTGAGTGAGATGTTGACACCACCGAGGTCGCCGATGTTCTCGCCGATGGTAAGCGCACCGTTGACATGCGGGGCCTTGTCTGGCGTTTCGGCGTATTTGTCTGCAAGCTGCTGGGGGACGAAGGCATTGTATTCCTCGATGAGCGCCTTGGTGCGCTTCTCGAAGTTGCTGCGATCGCTGGCAGTCCACCAGTCATGAAGCTGACCGTCGCCGTCGTACTTGCTGCCCTGGTCATCGAAGCCATGTCCGATCTCGTGTCCGATGACCGCTCCGATGCCGCCGTAGTTGGCAGCGTCGTCCGCGTCTGGATCGAAGAATGGTGGCTGCAGGATTGCGGCTGGGAAGACAATGACATTGAGAGTCGGCTCATAATACGCATTCACGGTCTGAGGATTCATCAGCCATTCATCCTTGTCGACCGGCATTCCGGCCTTGGAGATCTGGTATCCGGTCTCATAGGCGTTGGCGATGCGGAGATTGGCGATCAGACTGCGGTCGGCAGCGACCTTAAGCGCCGTGTAGTCGCGCCAATGGTTGGTGAAGCCGATCTTTGGCGAGAATTTCGCCATCTTGTCGAGCGCCTTCTTCTTGGTGTCCTCGCCAAGCCACGAGCTTGCAGAAATGGAGGATTCGTAAGCCTTGATCAGATTGCCGACGAGCTTTTCCATCTGCTCCTTGCTGCTTTGGGGGAAGTGACGGCGCACATACTCGCGCCCGGCCTCCTCGCCGCAGGTGGAGTTGACGAGAGCCACGCCGCGCTTCCAGCGGTCACGCATCTGCGTCGTTCCGGAAAGCGTCCTGCCATAGAAATCGAACTTGGCCTGTTCGAATTCGTGGCTCATGAAGGTGACCCATGAGATCAGCGTGTGCACGCGTGCCCATAGCTTGAGGTCCTTCAGATCCGAACGATCCCAAAGGTCGTTGAGTCCGGTGAGGAAGCTTGGCTCATGGACTATCGAGTGCGCAAGTGCAAGCTTCATGTCGACGGGCTGGTCTGCGGAGGTCAGGGTGGCATTGTATGCGAACTGCCATGCTGATACCCAGGCGTCGATGTCGAATGAGTCAAGAGCGGAGCAAAGCTCATCGTATGTCGTTGGGTTGTAGGTCTTGTCTTCGTCGCGGGTTTCGACGTTGTCCCAATGATGCGCCGCAAGATGCGTCTCGAATGCCAGAAACTCCTGTGCACGCTCCTGCGCATCGCTCATCGGTGACTCATTCGAGGCGAGGTGGAGCAACTTGGCGACCATGTCGGCATATGAATCTCGAATGACGGCGTAGCGCTCCTCTCGATAATATGCCTCATCGGGAAGTCCGAGACCACCCTGGGCGATGTGGATGATGTTGCGTCCCGCGTCTCCCGGGTCTCCGTAGACACCTAGATCAAGCAGGTCGGGTCCGCCGGTCGGATTGAGCGAACCCAGCACCTTGGTGAGTGCTGACTTGTCCTCGGCGTCATCGATGACACTCAGGTCCGACATGATTGGCTGGATGCCTGCCTGCTCTATCGCGTCGGTGTCCAGGAAGCTGTTGTAGAGCACGGTCGATTTGGGTGCGGGATGGGAAGCGTCCTCGAGAATGTCGCGAATCTGGTTTTCCGCGTTTTCGGCGAGCACTGCGAAGGAACCGTAAGCCGGCCGATCGGGAGGAAGCGTATACGTGTCGACCCAGGGTCCGTTAACGAAGCGAAAGAGATCTTGAGTCGGCCTAACTACTGAGGAGAATGATGTCGGGTCAATGCCTGACTGTAAATCGTTTGTCATATTCAAAAGCGTAGCCACGCAAGGTGACAACATAATGTCTGTGACAAAAGAGAAGAAGGCGCTTCCTCCGGCTGATTCCGCTGTGTGAGGCATTGCCATCCAGTCGTTGGAGCATATGCCGGGCGCATATGCTGGGCGCATATGCCAGGTCCACGCGCAGGCGATTAGGATGGTCAAGGGGAGAGGTAAGATACTTACCATCCAACTATTGAGAAAGATTATCAAGTGATAGAGCTGAAGACACCAGATGAGATCAAGGCCATGCGACCTGCTGGAAAGTTCGTGGGCGACATTCTCAAGAACCTGCGTGAGACAACGCACCCCGGAACGAATCTACTGGAAATCGACGATTATGTCCGTCGCCGCATCGAAGAGCGAAAGGGCGCCGTTTCATGCTACGTGGACTACGCACCGGACTTCGGCACCGGACCCTTTGCACATTACATCTGTGCGTCGGTCAACGATGCAGTTCTGCACGGCGTCCCCTATGATTACACCCTGAAGAATGGAGATCTGCTCTCCCTCGATCTCGCAATCACGGTCGATGGCTGGGTCGGCGACTCGGCCATCAGCTTCGTCGTCGGTGAGCGCGAGGATCCCGAGGACCTGAGACTTATCAAGACCACCGTCGATGCCCTCAGGGCAGGCATCTCCCAGGCCGTGCCGGGGAACCGCCTGGGAGATGTGTCGGCAGCCATAGGCGATGTCGCCCATGAGCAGGGATATACCGTCAATCTTGAATTCGGCGGTCATGGCGTGGGACACATCATGCATGGCGATCCTCATGTCGCCAACGATGGCAAGGCCCACCACGGCTACAAGCTCCGTTTGGGACTGGTGATTGCCATCGAGCCTTGGTTCCTCAGGACAACCGATGAGATCGTTCAGGATCAGCGCGATGGATGGACGCTTCGTTCCGCGGATGGTTCGAGAGGCGCCCACACCGAGCACACGATCGCGATAACCGATGACGGCCCCATCATTCTCACCCGCCGTGACGAGGAAGATGCCGCAATACCGGACAATGCAAGGTGACGCCGCAAGGTGACAATGCCATCTG
Protein-coding sequences here:
- the prmC gene encoding peptide chain release factor N(5)-glutamine methyltransferase; amino-acid sequence: MEIFSTGEQGVEDLICHAADRLRAGGIDSPEHDAMVLLAFASSDGAEVSVNDIRTSRIMGVSLRSALARWHQLDPVVSARCSERCLIRFSALIERRMHHEPLQYIVGHVHFRFLDVLVGEGVFIPRQETELVVEAALEVLRERRSQRHRVVDLCTGSGAIALSMATEMPKSDIHAVERSKRAIAWTRRNIKAYRNRIDEVGSTLELIEGDAADASTLQELDGQCDLVVSNPPYVPEREIPEQSEVRDWEPELALYGDSPDGLAFPKRIIERAATLLKDGGTLVMEHDISQGSALREFALDRGYQRARTGQDLTHRDRFLVATR
- a CDS encoding L-threonylcarbamoyladenylate synthase, producing MSEIRSIDDDSLALAAECIHEGRLIVMPTDTVYGIACDPFNDIAIDALFEAKRRSRSKSLQVLLASSEEIARLDLSLPYPLDVLSASLLPGAFSPICIASADTQLQTIKVEPTVRTQAIRVPDADGTRRILAATGPLAASSANVSGMQSAQNVQEAMEQLGDSVALYLDAGPTPGPVASTVVAASSTGKDGIAILRQGVIPESQLRDIIHANASLLGSHAFHRPGASGSAETSA
- a CDS encoding MraY family glycosyltransferase — protein: MRVYLFIAAIAGGVTWLVTPLVRHLAIRIGAVGEVRARDIHTVPTPRMGGVGMLIGFAVATAYASTFPFINGLFASSNQAWFILFGAFLICMLGVADDLWDLDWMLKLSGQLLISVLVSWGGIQIISLPLGSLVTASPSLSMAITAFLLVASINAVNFVDGLDGLAAGIVAIGGIAFAIYSYILARTSPSYASMATLIDVMLVGVCIGFILHNWHPAKLFMGDSGSMLLGYLITCASIVMTGRLDPVSVHASIYLPVFMPILLPLLVLFLPVLDMFLAIVRRLSHGQSPTHPDRMHLHHRMIRIGHSVRSAVLILWGWAGLISFGSIMILFFKAQYVAIGFVVAAIVLTIATLYPYYRRRIPEIREENAALAAARRKGKAFEDERRKPKQ
- the guaB gene encoding IMP dehydrogenase, producing MATLTEQNSESRYTPVPPLFEKLGLAYDDVLILPNESDVIPSEVDTTTHLTKGITMKSPVLSAAMDTVTEAQMAISMARNGGIGVLHRNLSIEDQANQVDIVKRSESGMISDPLTVTPDATLTDLDKLCAAYHVSGLPVVDSEDRLVGIITNRDMRFVNPSDYDTLKVRDVMTKENLITGPSNITREDAHKLLAQHKVEKLPLLDGEGKLAGLITVKDFVKTEQYPNATKDEQGRLRVAAGVGFFGDAWQRSTALVDAGVDVLVVDTAHGHAKLMLDMIKRIKSDRAFDGVQIIGGNVATREGAQALIDAGVDAVKVGVGPGSICTTRIVAGVGVPQLTAVYDSSLACKPAGIPLVADGGIHYSGDIAKAIVAGADTVMLGGLLAGTEEAPGEKVLLHGKQYKIYRGMGSLGAMAPRGKKSYSKDRYFQADVTSNDKVVPEGVEGEVPYRGPLNYVLYELVGGLHQTMFYTGAHDIAELQKKGKFIRITDAGLRESHPHDIVMTKEAPNYTGFHN
- the orn gene encoding oligoribonuclease; this encodes MGSKDDTTFSSEESRMIWIDCEMTGLDIFHDELCEVSVVPTDFDMHVLDEGIDLVIKPSDEALAQMNDFVRHMHTSSGLIEEMKRGLALADAQRQIIDYVKPFLPKSGKAHLAGNSVGSDKKFLDRFMPDLMSLLHYRVIDVSTLKELSRRWYPNVYLNKPEKHGGHRALADIIESMDELRYYRKMFFAPTPGASDEEAKAGAAAIESTSLLRTYEDQGAPVEDSSTPEKLDY